A single region of the Podospora pseudopauciseta strain CBS 411.78 chromosome 1, whole genome shotgun sequence genome encodes:
- the PALC1 gene encoding pH-response regulator protein palC (COG:S; EggNog:ENOG503NW8A), with amino-acid sequence MPYPFTLPTTSSFSFSSSFTCESHPSLPLNASTHRGVVRDTLKKFKRLPPHSQSPALSSLISSLHSYLPYLFALDAGLTPHPSHHHPEEITVTLLTAPQIQWRPTLSSLPPIPGREPPRLKITSLEYDLFFTLTTLAAALTLQSRLHLHPLYLTTTAPVGTTQRQTAISSATKSLLDAASIYDYLSTRSESLSSPPPSNDISPPTIRALRSLALAEATLLAVLKDDPYPAIVLQQRNENDTEWMYKSPDIPKVRAHLFARLCLAAAEHASQAYALVNSHKINADFIKYLDDLRRTARAKACRFFGIDAELGGEQGKGIGWLWAGLKELGVEREGKHGSSSSGEKAKSSLMKGLKKEWTERREDKKIEKGLDWGADAGRLEERRVIEMLEGKWVRQNDTIMTQPIPPIGPLLAQMPTGREIHTVKPFQPPLLEPNVLEAMRAPPDRSDEYGNYPSSDEETAVDSSMAGAFPGTPGEYRTGTPNYY; translated from the exons ATGCCTtaccccttcaccctccccaccacctcctccttctccttctcctcctccttcacctgcgaatcccacccctccctccccctcaacgcCAGCACCCACCGCGGTGTGGTCCGCGATACCCTCAAAAAGTTCAAACGCTTgcccccccattcccaatcccccgccctctcctccctcatctcctccctccactcCTACCTCCCCTACCTCTTCGCCCTCGACGCTGgcctcaccccccacccctcccaccaccaccccgaagAAATAACCGTAACGCTCCTCACCGCCCCCCAAATCCAATGGCGaccaaccctctcctccctcccccccatccccggcCGTGAGCCCCCCCGCCTGAAAATCACCTCCCTCGAATACGACCTCTTCTttaccctcaccacccttgccgcagccctcaccctccaatcccgcctccacctccaccccctctacctaaccaccaccgcccccgtcGGAACCACCCAGCGCCAAAccgccatctcctccgcGACCAAATCCCTCCTCGACGCAGCCTCCATATACGACTACCTATCCACCCGCTCCGAATCTctttcctcgcctcccccgtCGAACGACATatccccccccaccatccgcGCGCTTCGATCCCTAGCCCTAGCTGAAGCAACACTGCTAGCCGTCCTAAAAGACGACCCTTACCCTGCCATCGTCCTCCAGCAGCGCAACGAGAATGACACGGAGTGGATGTACAAATCCCCCGACATTCCCAAAGTCCGCGCCCACCTCTTTGCTCGGCTCtgtcttgctgctgcggaGCACGCTAGCCAGGCTTATGCGCTGGTGAACAGCCACAAGATCAATGCTGATTTTATCAAATACCTTGATGACCTGAGGCGGACGGCCAGGGCGAAAGCCTGTCGGTTTTTCGGGATTGATGCTGAGCTGGGAGGGGAGCAGGGGAAAGGGATAGGGTGGCTGTGGGCTGGGTTGAAGGAGTTGGGTGTGGAGCGGGAAGGGAAACATGGCTCCTCTAGTAGTGGGGAGAAGGCAAAGTCGTCGTTGATGAAGGGGCTCAAAAAGGAGTGGACAGAAaggagggaggataaaaAGATTGAAAAGGGGCTGGATTGGGGCGCGGATGCGGGGAGGTTAGAGGAAAGAAGGGTGATTgagatgttggaggggaagTGGGTGAGGCAGAATGATACG ATCATGACACAACCCATCCCACCCATCGGCCCACTGTTGGCGCAAATGCCTACTGGTCGAGAAATCCATACTGTCAAGCCATTCCAGCCACCACTGCTTGAACCAAACGTTTTGGAGGCGATGAGAGCGCCCCCAGACAGGTCAGATGAATATGGGAACTACCCCAGTTCAGACGAGGAAACAGCTGTAGATTCCTCCATGGCGGGCGCCTTCCCCGGCACACCAGGGGAATACAGGACAGGAACACCAAATTATTACTAG
- a CDS encoding hypothetical protein (COG:S; EggNog:ENOG503Q4UQ) gives MSDSEDIIDLPEEGGDDLFGDEGDEVMSDQGNVLSDRDLESDREDDRDRIEDEDDYPREDRDSHHLAESIPLYRHRIPKSKDNTLHNLKVPNFLKFNPVEYKPDEWQPSKWELNNANSENPIPSIMWRRDPKTGKLKSNANIHRWSDGSTTLQIGDDHYEITSNSLVGPPNEPYQDVKDAHEYAAAAHLTTNSLLIVGHYTEQYSIKPPEELQDAAFDRLVAGLNMNKKESTTSRLIATNEDPERKKREAELAEKERAKNQRRRETAAARSEGAGSRYKGGALSIGDLEGRRGAGGSRKRGAPGGAKKKHRRPEYDSDDDLPSGARRTDNYDMDDGFLVGSDEDDDVVEDDEEEDILDDEDEDERPRAKRQRTADPEEDADGDDDDDAPAASHRRRRRVVNDDDDE, from the exons ATGTCCGACTCGGAGGATATTATCGACCTCcccgaggagggtggtgacgaCCTCTTTGGAGACGAGGGGGACGAGGTGATGTCGGATCAGGGCAATGTGCTTAGCGATCGCGACCTGGAATCGGACAGAGAGGATGACCGCGACCGCATcgaagatgaggacgatTACCCGCGTGAGGATAGAGACTCTCACCACCTGGCCGAATCGATCCCGCTCTACCGGCATCGAATCCCAAAATCAAAAGACAACACG CTTCACAACCTCAAAGTACCAAACTTCCTCAAGTTCAACCCAGTGGAATACAAACCCGACGAGTGGCAGCCCTCCAAGTGGGAGCTCAACAATGCCAATTCCGAaaaccccatcccatcaATCATGTGGCGCCGCGATCCCAAGACCGGGAAGCTTAAGAGCAATGCCAACATTCACAGATGGAGCGATGGTTCCACGACCCTCCAGATCGGAGACGATCACTACGAGATCACATCCAACTCACTCGTCGGACCGCCTAATGAGCCGTATCAAGACGTTAAGGATGCACATGAATACGCGGCAGCTGCCCATCTAACGACCAATTCCTTGTTAATCGTCGGTCACTACACCGAGCAATACTCCATCAAGCCTCCCGAGGAACTCCAGGATGCCGCCTTCGACCGCCTGGTGGCAGGTCTTAATATGAACAAGAAGGagagcaccaccagcaggcTCATCGCCACCAACGAGGACCCCGAGCgcaagaagagagaggcCGAGCTCGCCGAGAAGGAACGGGCAAAGAACCAGCGCCGTCGGGAGACAGCGGCTGCGCGCTCTGAGGGAGCAGGGAGTCGGTACAAGGGCGGGGCTCTTTCCATTGGCGACTTGGAGGGTAGGCGTGGAGCGGGAGGATCCAGGAAACGTGGTGCGCCGGGCGgagccaagaagaagcatcGCCGTCCTGAATATGATTCTGACGATGATCTTCCCAGCGGGGCGCGCCGCACGGACAACTACGACATGGACGACGGGTTTTTGGTCGGTAGtgacgaagatgatgatgtcgtcgaggatgacgaggaggaggatattctggatgatgaggatgaggatgagaggcCGAGGGCGAAGAGGCAGAGAACGGCTGAtccggaggaggatgctgatggggatgatgatgacgacgccCCGGCTGCTTCTCATCGCCGCAGGAGGCGGGTTgttaatgatgatgatgacgaatAG
- the MOB2 gene encoding Maintenance of ploidy protein mob2 (COG:D; EggNog:ENOG503NYA6) yields the protein MSNLFSGINARFRGQRSPNSPGPEQQQHAQSPVPPPEIQTPTSTTSVKLPPLPTSPSLAETIGMDQSSGMIPTAEEVLTSYHLPPTKPLWLNCNYAKHIVKGNFLTLSAKPKTVEMGEWVAHQVVDHWRMLVTFIRLVHDKEEDGTSICNSRRCPKMSAGANHSFTWLNSRLQPVEIPAYEYLTLVQRYISGKIDDNNIFPCDPSGVSYADNPAFCTPVPESGQEWIGKRSGFPQNFMETCQTIFRQMFRVYAHLYWSHFDDLFALNLEKSMNSCFSHFILTATTLNLLKKADLEPMQPLIDLWAALGTFPQGSKAFEVANLAVGQLLVQKAGGPPQN from the exons ATGTCCAACCTCTTTTCTGGAAT AAACGCCCGCTTCAGAGGCCAAAGAAGCCCAAACTCACCCGGTCctgaacagcagcagcacgcTCAGTctcctgttcctcctccggAAATCCAAACAcccacttccaccacctcagtCAAGCTCCCACCACTTCCTACTTCGCCATCTCTGGCTGAGACCATCGGCATGGACCAATCAAGTGGCATGATCCCCACCGCAGAGGAGGTTTTGACCTCAtatcacctccccccaaccaagCCGCTCTGGCTAAATTGCAACTATGCAAAGCACATTGTCAAGGGTAACTTCTTGACCCTCAGCGCGAAGCCCAAGACTGTGGAGATGGGAGAGTGGGTTGCTCATCAAG TTGTTGACCACTGGCGAATGCTCGTAACATTCATTCGCCTGGTGCACGacaaggaagaggatggaaCATCTATCTGCAACTCCAGAAGGTGTCCCAAGATGTCAGCCGGAGC CAACCACTCCTTCACCTGGTTAAACTCCCGGCTCCAACCCGTCGAGATCCCAGCATACGAGTACCTCACCCTCGTACAACGATACATCTCTGGCAAaatcgacgacaacaacattTTCCCCTGCGACCCATCCGGCGTTTCCTACGCCGACAACCCGGCCTTTTGCACCCCCGTCCCAGAATCCGGCCAGGAGTGGATCGGAAAGAGAAGCGGCTTCCCCCAGAACTTCATGGAGACATGCCAGACCATCTTTCGGCAAATGTTTCGGGTTTATGCCCATCTGTACTGGTCCCACTTTGACGACCTGTTTGCCCTGAACCTGGAGAAGTCGATGAACAGCTGCTTTAGCCACTTCATCCTGACGGCCACGACGCTCAACCTCCTTAAGAAGGCGGATCTGGAGCCGATGCAGCCGTTGATTGATTTGTGGGCTGCGCTGGGGACTTTTCCTCAGGGGAGCAAGGCTTTTGAGGTGGCGAACTTGGCTGTGGGACAGCTGTTGGTGCAGAAGGCGGGTGGACCCCCGCAGAACTAG
- the MNR2 gene encoding CorA metal ion transporter (EggNog:ENOG503NTYW; COG:P): MSQSPRTRNIVDEASTMEPNAPSTSAHAPRKRKNHRGGKKKKQTRRKSFAGLAPDDVESGLDRPEDMGTGREGFYSRPGRNASNTSLDSDALLDHREHKSFIRPRRPSMMTASGSLLATPGGSRLKHMSRGDTSEEDGEGAPLLSSSVFQRGETFPSYGSGEATLRRSGPGSRHESSRSSSKRRFLGSGNDTYNVNYPPSVPGTPPMRPLDRMDMSFGDALLRDELENGDSQSRDYDEDDHESFHNSPLERRKTIAALQAEEDVCFPQEGLSDIADDELGIRDAHGYRGRARRRRRKWPDIALLNEWSRVEKEGRSEERRVKRMVEPQLINGRLRPVHRGWFQAEEEAPYRFTYFNEEFQSTIHSQTIGELVQPGGSFKELFIPDPPILSDSSESEDEDEDPTVSLSQVLAGQNGDPRIPVRQPSLATSTTANVQHQDFAELRRERTGSANNGRPMSTEPKSHHSEQKAYSGEHTPSRMRSPIPDHVKSPQPDNNSSNNNNNNNFHPTPQKEPKPIRYGERPVWWLDILSPTEQEMKIISKAFGIHPLTAEDIMMQEQREKVELFRHYYFVNYRSFDQDQSSENFMEPVNMYVVVFRECVLSFHFSVTPHPANVRRRIRQLRDYLILSSDWISYAIIDDITDVFGPLIQSIEDEVDDIDDEILQLHSTTAAATTDPYGSRNNKQDGSSNEKRELGDDAEAGRDMLRRVGDCRKKVMSLYRLLGNKADVIKGFAKRCNEHWEVAPRSEIGLYLGDIQDHIVTMTSNLSHYEKILARSHGNYLAQINIRMNERQEQTADVLGKLTVLGTIVLPMNIITGLWGMNVLVPGQESEAGLVWFWCITGGLLVFGLACYLIAKRVYNIV, encoded by the exons ATGTCCCAGTCCCCAAGGACAAGAAACATCGTCGACGAAGCCTCCACAATGGAACCAAATGCGCCTTCAACTTCGGCACATGCGCCACGCAAGAGAAAGAATCACAGGGgcggcaagaagaagaagcagactAGAAGAAAGTCATTCGCCGGCCTTGCTCCCGATGACGTCGAGTCCGGACTCGATAGGCCTGAGGATATGGGCACTGGCCGTGAAGGATTCTACTCCAGGCCTGGTCGTAATGCGAGCAACACAAGCCTCGACAGCGATGCTTTGTTAGATCACAG AGAGCATAAATCCTTCATCCGACCCCGACGTCCGTCAATGATGACAGCGAGCGGCTCCCTTCTCGCCACGCCCGGCGGTAGCAGACTGAAGCATATGAGCAGAGGAGACACCAGCGAGGAAGACGGAGAAGGAGCCCCGCTCCTATCTAGCTCTGTCTTCCAACGAGGCGAAACATTCCCGAGCTATGGGTCCGGAGAAGCTACTCTTCGAAGAAGCGGTCCCGGCAGTCGTCACGAATCGAGCAGGAGCAGTTCCAAGAGACGCTTCCTCGGATCCGGGAACGATACTTATAATGTCAACTATCCGCCATCGGTGCCGGGAACACCTCCGATGCGCCCACTGGACCGCATGGATATGAGCTTCGGCGATGCTTTGCTGCGCGACGAGCTTGAAAACGGTGATTCGCAGAGCAGGGATTATGACGAAGACGACCATGAATCGTTCCACAATTCACcattggagaggaggaagacaaTTGCTGCTTTgcaggctgaggaggatgtgtGCTTTCCCCAAGAGGGCCTTTCTGATATCGCCGACGACGAGCTTGGGATTCGCGATGCTCATGGTTACCGTGGGCGGGCGCGGAGACGTCGCCGCAAGTGGCCAGATATTGCTCTGTTGAATGAATGGAGTAGAGTCGAGAAGGAGGGACGTAGCGAGGAGCGCCGGGTGAAAAGGATGGTAGAACCCCAGCTCATCAACGGCAGACTGCGGCCTGTCCACCGCGGTTGGTTtcaggccgaggaggaagcacCCTACCGGTTCACCTACTTCAACGAAGAGTTCCAAAGCACCATTCACAGCCAGACTATTGGAGAACTGGTCCAGCCCGGAGGCAGTTTCAAGGAGCTGTTCATCCCAGACCCCCCAATCCTGTCAGATTCTTCCGAGAgcgaggacgaagacgaggaccCAACAGTCAGCCTATCGCAGGTGTTGGCTGGTCAAAACGGCGACCCTCGAATCCCTGTCCGTCAACCGTCCCTCGCAACTAGCACAACGGCAAACGTTCAACACCAGGATTTCGCCGAGCTTCGAAGAGAACGGACTGGATCCGCTAACAACGGCCGGCCGATGTCGACGGAGCCCAAATCCCACCACAGTGAGCAAAAAGCCTACTCTGGGGAgcacaccccctcccgcaTGCGATCCCCCATACCTGACCATGTCAAATCCCCCCAAccagacaacaacagcagcaacaacaacaacaacaacaacttccaccccaccccccaaaaggAACCCAAACCCATCCGGTATGGCGAGCGCCCAGTCTGGTGGCTTGACATTCTGAGTCCAACAGAGCAAGAGATGAAGATCATCTCCAAGGCGTTTGGAATCCACCCGTTGACAGCAGAAGACATCATGATGCAGGAGCAGCGGGAGAAGGTGGAACTGTTTCGGCATTACTACTTTGTCAACTACCGGTCTTTTGACCAAGACCAGTCAAGCGAGAATTTCATGGAGCCGGTGAACATGTACGTGGTGGTGTTTAGGGAGTGTGTGCTGAGCTTCCACTTTAGCGTGACGCCCCACCCTGCCAACGTCCGCCGGCGCATCCGACAGCTGAGGGACTATCTGATCCTGTCGTCGGACTGGATCAGCTACGCCATCATCGACGACATCACGGACGTGTTTGGGCCGTTAATTCAGAGCAttgaggacgaggtggacgaTATTGATGATGAGATTTTGCAGCTGCACTCGACTACTGCCGCGGCGACGACGGATCCGTATGGCAGTAGGAATAACAAGCAGGACGGGAGTAGTAATGAGaagagggagttgggggacGATGCCGAGGCGGGGAGGGACATGCTGAGGCGGGTGGGGGATTGCAGGAAGAAGGTGATGAGTTTGTATCGGTTGCTGGGGAACAAGGCGGATGTGATCAAGGGGTTTGCTAAAAGGTGTAATGAGCATTGGGAGGTTGCGCCGAGGAGTGAGATTGGGTTGTATTTGGGGGATATTCAGGATCATATTGTGACGATGACGTCGAATTTGAGTCATTATGAGAA GATCTTGGCGAGGTCTCATGGGAATTATTTGGCGCAGATCAACATTAGGATGAATGAGAGGCAGGAGCAGACGGCGGATGTGCTGGGGAAGTTGACGGTTCTGGGGACGATTGTACTGCCTATGAACATCATTACTGGGCTGTGGGGGATGAATGTGTTGGTGCCGGGGCAGGAGTCGGAGgcggggttggtttggttttggtgtATCACCGGGGGATTGTTGGTTTTTGGGCTGGCGTGTTATTTGATTGCGAAGAGGGTTTATAATATTGTTTGA
- the LSP1 gene encoding lipid-binding protein (COG:S; EggNog:ENOG503NWMJ): MHRTYSMRATRAPTASQIQNPPPPPSTTKSGRFFKGGLGHALRGKTAGAFGPDLAKKLAQLVKMEKNVMRSLELVAKERMEVAQQLSIWGEACDEDVSDVTDKLGVLLYEIGELEDQYVDRYDQYRVTMKSIRNIEASVQPSRDRKQKITDQIAQLKYKEPNSPRIVVLEQELVRAEAESLVAEAQLSNITREKIKAAYTYQFDALREHCEKVAIIAGYGKHLLELIDDTPVTPGETRAAYDGYEASKAIIQDCEDALTNWVTQKAAVSAKLSTRARTLSTRRRNNIKARSEGLDLSGQDAPLNDQDGWASAGHHQHHKDEYSEDEDEDEDELEGRTSHSVLGSEAGLNGGETRGRRQEAVVA, encoded by the exons ATGCATCGAACGTACTCCATGCGCGCCACGAGGGCGCCCACCGCCTCGCAAATCCAG aacccacccccgccgccgtcgaCGACCAAGTCTGGTCGTTTCTTCAAAGGAGGACTCG GGCATGCTCTCAGGGGCAAGACGGCCGGCGCCTTCGGGCCCGACCTCGCCAAGAAGCTGGCACAGCTGgtcaagatggagaagaatGTCATGAGAAGTTTGGAGTTGGTCGCAAAGGAGCGCATGGAAGTAGCT CAACAACTCTCCATTTGGGGCGAGGCCTGCGACGAAGACGTTTCGGATGTCACGGACAAGCTGGGAGTGCTGCTCTACGAAATCGGCGAGCTCGAGGATCAATATGTCGACCGATACGACCAGTACCGCGTCACCATGAAGAGTATTAGGAATATTGAGGCTTCGGTGCAGCCCAGCAGAGACA GAAAGCAAAAAATCACCGATCAAATCGCCCAGCTCAAGTACAAAGAACCCAACTCCCCGAGAATAGTCGTCCTCGAGCAGGAACTCGTCCGTGCCGAGGCAGAGTCCCTCGTTGCCGAAGCCCAGctctccaacatcacccGCGAGAAGATCAAGGCCGCCTACACCTACCAATTCGACGCCCTGCGCGAACACTGCGAAAAGGTGGCCATCATCGCCGGCTACGGAAAGCATCTGCTCGAACTCATCGACGACACCCCCGTCACACCAGGTGAAACCCGCGCTGCGTACGACGGCTACGAGGCTAGCAAGGCCATTATCCAAGACTGCGAGGACGCGCTCACCAACTGGGTCACGCAAAAGGCGGCCGTGTCTGCTAAGCTCTCCACTCGCGCCCGGACTCTCTCGACCAGACGCAGGAACAACATCAAGGCACGCAGTGAGGGCTTGGACCTGTCGGGTCAGGATGCGCCGCTTAATGATCAGGATGGATGGGCTTCTGCGggacatcaccaacatcataAAGATGAGTATagtgaggacgaggacgaggacgaggatgagttggaggggaggacgagtCATTCGGTGCTGGGGAGTGAGGCGGGGTTGAACGGAGGGGAGACAAGGGGACGACGCCAAGAGGCGGTTGTTGCTTAG
- a CDS encoding hypothetical protein (EggNog:ENOG503P769; COG:K) yields the protein MQPPLFPLSRNNHRGRSKAIMNYDALPTPSSKPEATDFLQTLLNKNLRVGTTDGRMFWGSFKCTDSDCNLVLQHTYEYRPPSPNSNQPPPRPQAQTPSPKKWSWT from the exons atgcaaccccccctcttccccctctcccgaAACAACCACCGCGGCCGCTCAAAAGCGATAATGAACTACGacgccctccccaccccctcctccaagcccgaAGCCACCGACTTCCTGCAGACGCTCCTAAACAAGAACCTCAGGGTGGGCACCACGGACGGGAggatgttttgggggagCTTCAAGTGTACTGATTCT GACTgcaacctcgtcctccaacACACCTACGAATACCGCCCCCCCTCGCCCAACTCCAatcagccgccgccgcggccgCAAGCTCAGACCCCCAGTCCAAAAAAGTGGTCATGGACATGA